One part of the Natator depressus isolate rNatDep1 chromosome 28, rNatDep2.hap1, whole genome shotgun sequence genome encodes these proteins:
- the EPO gene encoding erythropoietin, whose translation MGSSGLCALPLLLLGLAALTCPSPLHPICDARVMEKFIKEARDTENAMEGCRNSCNLSEVLTVPDTKVNFNEWKKMDRQTQAAEVWGGQALLSAAVLRARDLVPDPSLSQQLGRTYSNLRGITQILRSHNAQVEPALPPAPPPTLGIQTLAKLLSVHSNFLRGRVKLFLTDACRPDASAPGNATGGLVYANYGRQEDFDVLGQQGVNPQGHLVIVRVGQISFAEKVANADAAQARGVLIYPDPWDIPQDLRKAGLSQNRAVYGHTTGPRPACSRPGTGTAGSSNVSPGVRPNESASKLAT comes from the exons ATGGGGAGCTCTG ggctctgtgctttgCCGTTGTTACTGCTGGGACTCGCTGCACTAACTTGCCCCTCCCCGCTGCACCCCATTTGCGATGCTCGAGTCATGGAGAAATTCATCAAGGAGGCCAGAGACACTGAGAATGCCATG GAAGGTTGTAGAAATTCTTGCAACTTATCAGAAGTTCTCACGGTGCCCGACACGAAGGTTAATTTTAACGAGTGGAAGAAAATGGAC aggcAGACGCAGGCGGcggaggtgtggggggggcaggcccTACTCTCGGCCGCCGTGCTCCGGGCCCGGGACCTGGTCCCCGACCCGTCCCTGAGCCAGCAGCTGGGCCGCACCTACAGCAACCTGCGTGGCATCACCCAGATCCTGCGCAGCCACAACGCCCAG gtggagccggccctgcccccagccccgccccccaccctcgGCATCCAGACTCTGGCCAAACTCCTCAGCGTCCACTCCAACTTCCTGCGGGGGCGGGTCAAGCTGTTCCTCACGGACGCCTGCCGGCCCGATGCCAG cgcccccggcaacgccacg GGGGGGCTGGTCTACGCCAACTACGGGCGCCAGGAGGATTTCGATGTCCTGGGACAGCAGGGAGTGAACCCCCAGGGCCACCTGGTCATCGTCAGGGTGGGTCAGATCAGCTTCGCAGAGAAG gtGGCGAACGCAGACGCTGCCCAGGCCCGGGGGGTGCTGATCTACCCTGACCCCTGGGACATCCCCCAGGATCTGCGCAAAGCGGGGCTGTCCCAGAACCGGGCGGTTTACGGACAC ACGACCGGCCCGCGTCCAGCGTGCTCCCGCCCCGGCACCGGGACCGCAGGGAGCTCGAACGTGAGCCCGGGGGTTCGACCGAACGAAAGTGCTTCAAAACTGGCTACCTGA